One Fontisphaera persica DNA window includes the following coding sequences:
- a CDS encoding glycoside hydrolase family 95 protein: protein MRHTVVFQLGLAGIILFQWMAWPARSAEEDTVLWYRQPASKWTRALPVGNGRLGAMVFGGVWRERLQFNEISLWSGSQEDPNNPEALKALPEIRRLLVEGKQREADQLGVRKLICAGKGSGHGNGARVPYGSYQTFGDVWIEFSGDTNQAPSTYRRQLDLDTGLARTVYQLGHVTFTREVLASHPDQVIAVLLGADQQYQLSFAVRLRRPEMAVTRVSGPNELLMSGQMFDGTATNGMKFAARLRVLNSGGRVTSEGEEVRVEGATEVVLLLAAATDYQMVYGNFRGPDPVKTTEQQIAAAARKSYAELRAAHIQDHQSLFRRVSLDLGRREAAKLPTDERLAAFSKGGEDPGLAALYFQYGRYLLISSSRPGSLPANLQGLWADTIQTPWNGDYHANINVQMNYWPALVGNLAECNLPLLDFIRFISVPGSKTARVHYGAAGWTVHTIANPWGFTAPGEHPGWGLFPAGGAWLATHVWEHFAFTGDRAQLMRDWPALRAAAEFSLDWLVPDAATGKLVSGPANSPENVFITPDGQRGSLSMGPAMEQQIIWENFRNAVAAARVLGINDQFPRRVAEAQARLLGPQIGSDGRLLEWAREYREAEPQHRHVSHLFALHPGSQITAATPEWLEAARKSLEGRGDGGTGWSMAWKINFWARLHDGERAHKLLRNLLRVVDYEGVKMSGGGGVYVNLFCAHPPFQIDGNLGGSAGVAEMLLQSHVMAAGITGVQQMPVYELHLLPALPKAWAAGEVRGLRARGGFEVTRLTWREGKWERAEIRSLLGNPCVLRLTSAPQVTTKDGRTLRAVRVGAVWNFPTRAGEVYTITPAPQG from the coding sequence ATGCGACACACAGTTGTTTTCCAACTCGGCTTGGCAGGCATTATTCTTTTTCAATGGATGGCATGGCCGGCACGAAGTGCGGAAGAAGACACGGTTTTATGGTACCGCCAGCCGGCGTCCAAGTGGACAAGGGCGTTGCCGGTGGGCAATGGCCGGCTGGGGGCCATGGTGTTTGGCGGAGTGTGGCGGGAGCGCTTGCAATTTAACGAGATTAGCTTGTGGTCGGGAAGTCAGGAGGATCCCAACAACCCTGAGGCGTTGAAGGCTTTGCCGGAAATCCGCCGCTTATTGGTGGAGGGCAAGCAACGTGAGGCCGACCAATTGGGCGTACGGAAACTGATATGTGCCGGCAAAGGTTCCGGGCATGGTAACGGGGCGCGGGTGCCTTATGGCTCATATCAGACCTTTGGCGACGTATGGATTGAATTCAGCGGGGACACCAATCAGGCGCCTTCCACGTACCGGCGGCAACTGGATTTGGATACCGGATTGGCGCGCACGGTTTATCAGTTGGGCCATGTCACCTTTACCCGCGAAGTGTTGGCCAGCCATCCGGATCAGGTCATCGCCGTATTGCTGGGCGCCGACCAGCAATACCAGTTGTCCTTTGCCGTGAGGTTGCGGCGGCCGGAGATGGCCGTGACGCGTGTTTCCGGCCCCAATGAATTGTTGATGAGCGGCCAGATGTTTGATGGTACGGCAACCAATGGGATGAAGTTTGCTGCGCGTCTGCGAGTTTTGAACTCGGGAGGGCGGGTGACGTCCGAGGGCGAAGAGGTGCGGGTGGAAGGGGCGACCGAGGTGGTGCTGCTGCTGGCGGCAGCGACGGATTATCAGATGGTGTATGGCAACTTTCGCGGGCCGGACCCGGTAAAAACCACTGAGCAGCAAATCGCGGCTGCGGCCCGAAAATCTTACGCTGAATTACGTGCGGCACATATTCAGGATCACCAATCTTTGTTTCGGCGGGTGAGCCTGGACCTGGGGCGCAGGGAGGCAGCGAAGCTGCCCACCGATGAACGGCTGGCGGCGTTCAGCAAGGGAGGCGAGGACCCGGGGCTGGCGGCGCTGTATTTTCAATACGGGCGTTATTTGCTCATCAGCAGCTCACGGCCGGGGTCGTTGCCAGCAAATCTGCAAGGGTTGTGGGCGGATACCATCCAAACGCCGTGGAATGGTGATTATCACGCCAACATCAATGTCCAAATGAATTACTGGCCGGCGCTGGTGGGCAACCTGGCGGAATGCAATCTACCGTTGCTGGATTTTATCCGCTTCATCAGTGTGCCGGGCTCCAAGACGGCGCGCGTGCACTATGGCGCGGCAGGCTGGACGGTGCACACCATCGCCAATCCCTGGGGGTTTACCGCCCCGGGCGAGCATCCGGGCTGGGGATTGTTTCCGGCGGGGGGCGCGTGGCTGGCCACGCATGTTTGGGAGCATTTTGCCTTCACCGGCGACCGCGCCCAATTGATGCGCGACTGGCCGGCGCTGCGGGCGGCGGCGGAATTCTCCCTGGACTGGCTGGTGCCGGATGCCGCCACGGGCAAGTTGGTCAGCGGCCCGGCCAACTCTCCGGAAAATGTGTTCATCACGCCCGATGGGCAGCGCGGCTCCTTAAGCATGGGGCCGGCCATGGAGCAGCAGATTATTTGGGAAAATTTCCGCAATGCCGTGGCTGCGGCGCGGGTGCTGGGTATCAATGACCAGTTTCCGCGCCGGGTGGCGGAGGCCCAGGCCAGGTTGCTGGGACCGCAAATCGGCAGTGACGGGCGGTTGCTGGAGTGGGCCAGGGAATATCGCGAAGCGGAACCGCAGCACCGGCATGTTTCGCATTTGTTTGCCTTGCATCCTGGCTCCCAAATCACAGCCGCCACCCCTGAATGGTTGGAGGCGGCGCGCAAATCCTTGGAAGGGCGGGGGGACGGCGGAACCGGGTGGAGCATGGCGTGGAAAATTAATTTCTGGGCGCGATTGCATGACGGCGAGCGGGCGCACAAGCTGTTGCGCAACCTGTTGCGAGTGGTGGATTATGAGGGCGTGAAGATGAGTGGAGGGGGCGGGGTTTATGTGAACTTATTTTGCGCGCATCCCCCGTTTCAAATTGATGGCAATTTGGGCGGCAGCGCGGGCGTAGCGGAAATGTTGCTGCAGAGCCATGTGATGGCGGCTGGCATTACTGGGGTGCAGCAAATGCCGGTGTATGAGCTGCACCTGCTTCCTGCCCTGCCCAAGGCTTGGGCGGCGGGTGAAGTACGTGGTTTGCGAGCGCGTGGCGGATTTGAGGTCACGCGCCTGACCTGGCGCGAGGGGAAATGGGAACGAGCCGAAATTCGCAGTCTGTTGGGGAACCCGTGTGTGCTGCGGCTGACGTCAGCCCCGCAAGTGACCACCAAGGATGGGCGCACTTTGCGTGCGGTGCGCGTGGGCGCGGTGTGGAATTTTCCCACCCGAGCGGGAGAGGTGTACACGATTACTCCTGCGCCCCAAGGATAG
- a CDS encoding sulfatase-like hydrolase/transferase produces MATWLVDAGLSLSMANLLMIRAWFSILYDDDFGYYNRQPVNTPTLLALLFSLLTLTVLVWLGVQSWRRLPWKWSRPLGVLAVLALLLIPVNFFRLTVLDIPGATILGLAKHPAVLAAGATGCFLVFWRWTWAARFVRALLLILLPLSLFSGGKLLLVLTGALKLRQHQASPPVAPLNPEPRQHPRLIWLVFDELDYRVVFQDRPAGLCLPELDRLRQESLFATHARPPAYGTLLSMPALTTGHLVQRGAPCSPFDLQLKLVDTGATTNWSQMPNIFRDARDLGYNNAIVAWHHPYRRVFSNLVSFCEWYPSPLFEQARGSNFTTALVNQWCSMIAPLQQRRLQIQIQQRAEAAMLHVVTNRQFGLVFLHLPPPHKPGIYQPETGQFTLWQFSTEEGYFNNLVLADRVLGRLRAALEEQGLWEQTWLLVTADHSWREAHRHDGRFDERIPWLLKAPGNTEGLQFCKPFNTVATRQLLLAILRQEVSNLAQVRDWLERHAPNLPPITDLSPNDH; encoded by the coding sequence GTGGCCACGTGGCTTGTGGATGCAGGGTTGTCCCTTTCCATGGCCAACCTGCTCATGATTCGAGCCTGGTTTTCCATTCTTTATGATGATGATTTTGGCTATTACAATCGGCAACCGGTCAATACTCCCACCCTCCTGGCCCTGCTCTTCAGCCTTCTGACGCTCACCGTGCTGGTTTGGCTGGGCGTTCAGTCTTGGCGGCGCCTGCCATGGAAATGGAGCCGTCCCCTGGGGGTGCTGGCTGTGCTGGCGTTACTGCTCATTCCGGTTAATTTTTTCCGCCTTACCGTCCTGGACATCCCCGGCGCGACCATCCTTGGGCTGGCCAAACATCCCGCCGTGCTGGCCGCTGGAGCCACGGGTTGTTTTCTGGTTTTCTGGCGTTGGACCTGGGCTGCTCGATTTGTCCGGGCTTTGCTGCTCATCTTGCTGCCCTTGAGCCTTTTCAGCGGCGGCAAGTTACTATTGGTGCTCACCGGCGCCCTCAAATTGCGACAACACCAGGCGTCTCCACCGGTAGCCCCCCTTAACCCTGAACCCCGCCAACACCCGCGCCTTATCTGGCTGGTGTTTGACGAACTGGATTACCGAGTGGTTTTTCAAGACCGCCCCGCCGGCTTGTGTCTGCCTGAACTGGACCGGCTGCGCCAGGAATCGCTCTTTGCCACCCACGCCCGACCCCCCGCCTATGGCACGCTGCTTTCCATGCCGGCGCTAACCACCGGCCACTTGGTACAGAGGGGAGCGCCCTGTTCGCCTTTCGATTTACAATTGAAATTGGTGGATACAGGCGCAACCACCAACTGGAGTCAAATGCCCAACATTTTCCGTGATGCCCGCGACCTGGGCTATAACAATGCCATTGTGGCCTGGCATCATCCCTATCGCCGCGTCTTCAGTAACCTGGTGAGCTTTTGCGAATGGTATCCCTCGCCATTATTTGAACAGGCGCGCGGCTCCAACTTCACCACCGCCCTGGTCAATCAATGGTGTTCCATGATTGCACCCCTGCAGCAACGCCGCCTGCAAATCCAAATCCAGCAACGTGCAGAGGCCGCCATGCTTCACGTGGTCACCAACCGGCAATTCGGATTGGTGTTCCTTCACCTTCCTCCCCCGCATAAACCCGGCATTTATCAACCCGAGACCGGCCAGTTTACGCTGTGGCAATTCTCCACGGAAGAAGGCTATTTCAACAATCTGGTGCTGGCAGACCGCGTGTTGGGCCGGCTGCGCGCCGCCCTGGAAGAGCAAGGCTTATGGGAGCAAACCTGGCTCCTGGTCACCGCCGACCACTCATGGCGTGAAGCGCACCGCCACGACGGGCGCTTTGATGAACGCATTCCCTGGCTGTTGAAGGCCCCGGGCAACACCGAGGGGTTGCAGTTCTGCAAACCCTTCAATACCGTGGCCACACGCCAGCTCCTTTTAGCCATCTTGCGCCAGGAGGTCAGCAACCTGGCTCAAGTCCGTGACTGGCTGGAGCGCCATGCCCCCAACCTTCCGCCCATTACGGATTTGTCCCCCAACGACCATTAA